A stretch of Jatrophihabitans sp. DNA encodes these proteins:
- a CDS encoding DoxX family protein: MSVGRLAARAVLGGLFIGHGTQKLFGWFGGPGRSGTEGMMESLQMRPAKLHATLAGVTETAGGAMLVAGLGTPLAAAGLTGVMTTAISKVHLPNGPWVANGGWEYNAVIIGALTALVETGPGALSLDHYLGRERKGTLWALTALAAGVGTAFATMAAGQRGTPDPVLAVAAPVAAEDTAGDPSTVGA, from the coding sequence ATGAGTGTGGGACGACTGGCGGCGCGTGCGGTCCTAGGTGGTCTGTTCATCGGCCACGGCACCCAGAAACTGTTCGGCTGGTTCGGCGGCCCGGGCCGCAGCGGCACCGAGGGGATGATGGAGTCCCTGCAGATGCGTCCGGCCAAGCTGCACGCCACCCTGGCCGGGGTCACCGAGACCGCCGGCGGCGCCATGCTGGTGGCCGGCCTGGGCACCCCGCTGGCGGCGGCCGGCCTGACCGGCGTGATGACCACCGCGATCAGCAAGGTCCACCTGCCCAACGGGCCCTGGGTGGCCAATGGGGGCTGGGAGTACAACGCGGTGATCATCGGCGCGCTGACCGCGCTGGTCGAGACCGGACCTGGAGCCCTGTCCTTGGACCACTACCTCGGCAGGGAGCGCAAGGGCACCCTGTGGGCGCTCACCGCGCTGGCTGCCGGGGTCGGCACGGCCTTCGCCACCATGGCTGCCGGCCAGCGGGGCACGCCCGATCCGGTGCTGGCCGTCGCCGCGCCGGTCGCGGCCGAGGACACCGCGGGCGATCCCAGCACCGTGGGCGCCTGA
- a CDS encoding fibronectin type III domain-containing protein, with the protein MRAGVVLAAVSSIAASTFLAAPSASAHSSTLMRYPYLTDLTTTSVQVTFDTSVKVASAANAVQWGTPSGTTGCTLTSKSVTSSNNTVNAPITVAGVVEYQTSIRITGLTAGATYCYRIFTGGSAPVDLLETDVAPRFTTMGHSGEFSFAVLGDWGDNSIAGGLNQKNVDAQLAKSGVKFAVSTGDIAYQNGSQDNYGNLVATGPGVSQVFGADYWKAPGASIPLFATSGNHGRNAIFLSTWKQAATVAASNGKYVMETYSGIDDTNPASYPSVWYAFNSGGARFYILNADWSSSNVGTAPGGAYQVDRDYHWQTTSPEYQWLKADLEANTNSVKFAFFHYPLRADSATEGSDVYLQNDPNTPTSIDSLEGLLANNGVDLAFNGHAHIYQRNYAPPGGVTSYVTGGGGAKVAPVSGCDTTDAYAIGWSNSSASGSRCGAAERPTSDAQVYHFLKVTVNGATVTVTPTDSTGAPFDPVTYNFTRNTTAPAAPTGLAAATSGTAVRLTWTASASSDSSAQDIYRNGRWLATVGPNVTSYSDAAPVAGASYTVRAHDLLGNQSGDSAPATVPGGTTDTTPPSAPGNLTATATGPTSVNLSWTASSDNVGVTGYEVYRNSASTPLATLSAGATSYTDTTAAAEQTYTYTVRAKDAAGNGASATSAPVTTPPATSGATATAMASDDVTIAQSTPTTQPSATATRVSADGSPVTDAVLQFKPVLPAGCTTVTKVQLSLTVGSGTDNGSVKGGDFYLTDNRSWAQAAVNWNTAPPRVGSAIHVQGAVALSQTITIDLTGKVDVTQPFTIRVGNTSGDAAAYYSKEGSATLGPRLSVTC; encoded by the coding sequence GTGCGGGCCGGTGTCGTGCTGGCCGCGGTGAGTTCGATCGCCGCCTCGACGTTCCTGGCCGCGCCGTCGGCGTCGGCGCACAGCTCGACGCTGATGCGCTATCCGTACCTGACCGACCTGACGACGACTTCGGTGCAGGTCACCTTCGACACCAGCGTCAAGGTGGCCAGCGCCGCCAACGCGGTCCAGTGGGGGACGCCCAGCGGCACCACCGGCTGCACGCTGACCTCGAAGTCGGTGACCAGCTCCAACAACACGGTGAACGCTCCGATCACGGTGGCCGGCGTAGTGGAGTACCAGACCTCGATCCGGATCACCGGCCTGACCGCCGGCGCCACCTACTGCTACCGGATCTTCACCGGCGGCTCGGCGCCGGTCGACCTGCTGGAGACCGACGTCGCGCCGCGTTTCACCACGATGGGCCACAGCGGTGAGTTCAGTTTCGCCGTGCTGGGGGACTGGGGCGACAACAGCATCGCCGGCGGGCTGAACCAGAAGAACGTCGACGCGCAGCTCGCCAAGAGCGGCGTTAAGTTCGCCGTCTCCACCGGCGACATCGCTTACCAGAACGGCAGCCAGGACAACTACGGAAACCTGGTGGCGACCGGCCCCGGCGTGAGCCAGGTCTTCGGGGCCGACTACTGGAAGGCGCCCGGCGCGTCGATCCCGCTGTTCGCGACCAGCGGCAATCACGGTCGCAACGCCATCTTCCTGAGCACCTGGAAGCAGGCGGCGACGGTCGCGGCCTCCAACGGCAAGTACGTGATGGAGACCTACTCCGGAATCGACGACACCAACCCCGCCAGCTACCCCTCGGTCTGGTACGCCTTCAACTCCGGCGGCGCCCGCTTCTACATCCTCAACGCCGACTGGAGCAGCAGCAACGTCGGCACCGCGCCCGGCGGCGCCTACCAGGTCGACCGGGACTACCACTGGCAGACCACCAGCCCCGAGTACCAGTGGCTCAAGGCCGATCTGGAGGCGAACACCAACAGCGTCAAATTCGCCTTCTTCCACTACCCGCTGCGTGCCGACAGCGCCACCGAGGGCAGCGACGTCTACCTGCAGAACGACCCGAACACCCCGACCTCGATCGACTCGCTCGAGGGACTGCTGGCCAACAACGGGGTCGACCTGGCCTTCAACGGCCACGCCCACATCTACCAGCGCAACTATGCCCCGCCCGGTGGCGTGACCAGCTACGTCACCGGCGGGGGCGGCGCCAAGGTCGCGCCGGTCAGCGGATGCGACACCACCGACGCCTACGCGATCGGCTGGTCCAACAGCAGCGCCTCGGGCAGCCGGTGCGGCGCGGCGGAAAGGCCCACCTCGGACGCGCAGGTCTATCACTTCCTCAAGGTCACCGTGAACGGCGCCACCGTGACCGTCACGCCGACCGACTCCACCGGCGCCCCGTTCGACCCGGTGACCTACAACTTCACCCGCAACACCACGGCGCCGGCGGCTCCCACCGGGCTGGCGGCCGCCACGTCGGGCACCGCGGTCCGGCTGACCTGGACGGCCAGCGCCAGCAGCGACTCCAGTGCCCAGGACATCTACCGCAACGGCCGGTGGCTGGCCACCGTCGGGCCGAACGTGACCTCCTACAGCGACGCGGCGCCGGTGGCCGGAGCCAGCTACACCGTCCGGGCGCACGACCTGCTCGGCAACCAGTCCGGTGACAGCGCGCCGGCCACCGTGCCGGGCGGCACGACAGACACCACACCTCCGAGCGCGCCCGGCAACCTGACAGCCACCGCTACCGGACCCACCTCGGTGAACCTGAGCTGGACCGCGAGCTCGGACAACGTCGGCGTGACCGGCTACGAGGTCTACCGCAACTCCGCCAGCACCCCGCTGGCGACCCTGAGCGCCGGCGCCACCAGCTACACCGACACCACGGCGGCCGCTGAGCAGACCTACACCTACACGGTCAGGGCCAAGGACGCGGCCGGCAACGGCGCCAGCGCCACCTCGGCGCCGGTGACCACGCCGCCCGCCACCAGCGGCGCCACCGCGACGGCCATGGCCAGTGACGACGTGACGATCGCCCAGTCGACCCCGACCACGCAGCCCAGCGCCACCGCCACCCGGGTCAGCGCCGACGGCAGTCCGGTCACCGACGCGGTGCTGCAGTTCAAGCCCGTCCTGCCGGCCGGCTGCACCACGGTGACCAAGGTGCAGCTGAGCCTGACCGTAGGCAGCGGCACGGACAACGGATCGGTCAAGGGCGGTGACTTCTACCTCACCGACAACCGCTCCTGGGCACAGGCGGCGGTGAACTGGAACACCGCGCCGCCGCGGGTGGGCTCTGCCATCCACGTCCAGGGGGCGGTGGCCCTCAGCCAGACCATCACGATCGACCTGACCGGCAAGGTCGACGTCACCCAGCCGTTCACCATCCGGGTGGGCAACACCAGCGGGGACGCGGCGGCGTACTACTCCAAGGAAGGCTCGGCCACCCTCGGCCCGCGCCTGAGCGTGACCTGCTGA
- a CDS encoding putative protein N(5)-glutamine methyltransferase: MSASADPLSAATDALRAAGCVFAEEEARLLLDAARTPEDLAGLIRERSAGRPLEVLLGWVEFRGVRVAVDPGVFVPRQRTAFLVQLAVARARTGAVVLDLCCGTGALGLAIATVLGRLELHASDLDPAAVRCARRNLAPVGGRVYAGDLYQPLPTTLRGRVEVLVVNAPYVPTDAIALMPAEAREHEPRLALDGGPDGVDVQRRVAAGAREWLAPGGSLLIETSRRQAVHTAEAVTGAGLDARVLESAALQCTVVVATDDENSAL, translated from the coding sequence ATGTCAGCCTCGGCAGATCCGCTGTCCGCGGCCACCGACGCCCTGCGGGCCGCCGGGTGCGTCTTCGCCGAAGAAGAGGCGCGCCTGCTGCTGGACGCGGCCCGGACACCGGAGGACCTTGCCGGCCTGATCCGCGAGCGGTCCGCCGGCCGGCCGCTGGAAGTCCTGCTGGGGTGGGTGGAATTCCGCGGCGTGCGGGTGGCGGTGGACCCCGGCGTGTTCGTGCCTCGCCAGCGGACCGCGTTCCTGGTTCAGCTGGCCGTCGCGCGCGCCCGGACCGGTGCCGTCGTGCTCGACCTGTGCTGCGGCACCGGCGCCCTCGGCCTGGCGATCGCGACGGTGCTGGGGCGGTTGGAGTTGCACGCCAGCGACCTCGATCCGGCCGCGGTCCGCTGTGCCCGCCGCAACCTGGCGCCGGTGGGCGGCCGGGTGTACGCCGGTGACCTCTACCAGCCGTTGCCGACCACGCTGCGCGGCCGGGTCGAGGTGCTGGTCGTCAACGCGCCCTACGTGCCCACCGACGCCATCGCGCTGATGCCGGCCGAAGCGCGCGAGCACGAGCCCCGGCTGGCGCTGGACGGCGGTCCGGACGGCGTCGACGTCCAGCGGCGGGTGGCGGCCGGCGCCCGCGAGTGGCTGGCGCCGGGCGGCAGCCTGCTGATCGAGACCAGCCGGCGCCAGGCCGTCCACACCGCCGAGGCCGTCACCGGCGCCGGGCTCGACGCGCGAGTCCTGGAGTCAGCGGCGTTGCAGTGCACCGTGGTGGTCGCAACTGACGATGAGAACAGCGCCCTCTGA
- a CDS encoding helix-turn-helix domain-containing protein, whose product MLTRPESSAAVSSFGERLRILRQAAQLTQDDLAEQAGLSTNGVSALERGTRRRPHPHTVRSLAEALRLSDSERDWLIAPLRSNGSGDDGQTRTGGQTRTGDQAEAGDQAGEAASPARGLPAPLTPLVGRDAELADVLEIITRRDCRLLSLTGPGGVGKTRLAVEVAERAAPNFADGVAFVPLAPVSDPAAVPAAIARELGLRELGSATSDPEAAAAALVEQLRTLELLLVLDNFEQLLDAAPTVTTLLAGAPGVSVLVTSRAALRVRGEQERGVPPLSLPPSTQAAVPAEVSASPAGELFLARARAVLPSFELTETTAGDVAAICWRLAGLPLALELAAANLTLLSPADLLQRLDQALSTGWTRDLPARQRGLRTTLDWSYQLLDPAAQALLPRLAAFAGGFGLDAAEAVAAGKLAPREVLPALRSLVEHSFVTVERDAQSRVRYGMLEPIRQYAESLLGEADRPAVLAAHAQYYLALVEEAGPALQTGAQVEWLGRLEREDDNIRRAISHSLDAGDADTAARMCWSMWLAWWMRGGDQQGQEWVEAALREQLSDDVRARAATAAACLSYVQSDYETARARWQEAWELSRRTGDLGMQANAVAGLGLVPLATGDLDRAEAFLQDALRIAEQAAADWLHSLVLVWLGTVRLVRGDAVTATGLFERGLALARKRADRLVSYIALYNLAQAATAAGQLDSAAELLREGVALSQETGDRANIAYFLDALAVVEGQAGRWERAALLMGAAQSTLAGSFGSGYNYYLPDLELKDRTIAQGRLAIGEAFEQALRRGQNLPTTAAVEQVFTAHL is encoded by the coding sequence GTGCTGACCCGCCCTGAGTCCTCCGCAGCCGTCAGCTCGTTCGGTGAACGGCTGCGGATCCTGCGCCAGGCAGCGCAACTCACTCAGGACGACCTTGCCGAGCAGGCCGGGCTGAGCACGAACGGCGTCAGCGCGCTCGAGCGCGGCACCCGCCGGCGCCCGCACCCGCACACCGTGCGCAGCCTGGCCGAGGCGTTGCGGCTGTCGGACTCCGAGCGGGACTGGCTGATCGCGCCGTTGCGGAGCAACGGCTCCGGCGACGACGGCCAGACCCGAACCGGCGGCCAGACCCGAACCGGTGATCAGGCCGAGGCCGGTGATCAGGCGGGCGAGGCGGCGTCGCCGGCGCGCGGCCTGCCGGCCCCCTTGACGCCGCTGGTGGGCCGCGACGCCGAGCTGGCCGACGTCCTGGAGATCATCACCCGGCGCGACTGCCGGCTGCTCAGCCTGACCGGCCCCGGCGGCGTGGGCAAGACCAGGCTGGCTGTCGAGGTGGCCGAGCGCGCCGCGCCGAATTTCGCCGACGGGGTGGCGTTCGTGCCGCTGGCGCCGGTGTCTGACCCGGCGGCGGTGCCGGCGGCCATCGCGCGGGAACTGGGTCTGCGAGAACTGGGCTCGGCGACCTCGGACCCCGAGGCCGCGGCCGCCGCGCTGGTCGAGCAGCTCCGGACGTTGGAGCTGTTGCTGGTGCTGGACAACTTCGAGCAGCTGCTCGACGCCGCCCCGACCGTGACCACCCTGCTCGCCGGCGCTCCCGGCGTCAGCGTGCTGGTCACCAGCCGGGCGGCGCTTCGGGTGCGCGGTGAGCAGGAGCGCGGCGTTCCCCCGCTGAGCCTGCCGCCCTCGACGCAGGCAGCCGTCCCGGCAGAGGTCAGCGCCTCGCCGGCCGGCGAGCTCTTCCTCGCCCGGGCCAGGGCAGTCCTGCCGTCCTTCGAGCTGACCGAGACCACCGCCGGCGACGTCGCCGCGATCTGCTGGCGGCTGGCGGGCCTGCCGCTGGCCCTGGAACTGGCCGCCGCGAACCTGACGCTGCTGTCGCCGGCGGACCTGTTGCAGCGCCTGGACCAGGCGCTGTCCACCGGGTGGACCCGGGATCTGCCGGCTCGCCAGCGCGGGCTGCGCACGACTCTGGACTGGAGCTACCAGCTGCTCGACCCGGCTGCCCAGGCGCTGCTGCCCAGGCTGGCCGCGTTTGCCGGTGGCTTCGGCCTCGACGCCGCCGAGGCGGTCGCGGCGGGCAAGCTGGCACCGCGGGAGGTGCTGCCCGCATTGCGCAGCCTGGTCGAGCACTCCTTCGTCACGGTCGAGCGCGACGCCCAGAGCCGGGTCCGCTACGGCATGCTCGAGCCCATCCGCCAGTACGCCGAGTCGCTGCTGGGCGAGGCCGACCGGCCGGCCGTGCTGGCCGCCCACGCGCAGTACTACCTGGCGCTGGTCGAAGAAGCCGGCCCGGCGTTGCAGACCGGCGCCCAGGTCGAGTGGCTGGGCCGGCTCGAGCGCGAGGACGACAACATCAGGCGTGCCATCTCGCACTCGCTGGATGCCGGCGATGCCGACACCGCGGCCCGGATGTGCTGGTCGATGTGGTTGGCCTGGTGGATGCGCGGCGGTGACCAGCAGGGCCAGGAATGGGTCGAGGCGGCGTTGCGGGAGCAGTTGAGCGACGACGTCCGGGCTCGCGCCGCGACGGCCGCCGCCTGCCTGAGTTACGTCCAGAGCGACTATGAGACCGCCCGGGCGCGCTGGCAGGAGGCCTGGGAGCTGTCCCGGCGTACCGGTGACCTCGGCATGCAGGCCAACGCCGTCGCGGGCCTCGGCCTGGTGCCACTGGCGACCGGTGACCTGGACCGCGCCGAGGCCTTCCTCCAAGACGCGCTGCGGATCGCCGAGCAGGCCGCCGCGGACTGGCTGCACTCGCTCGTGCTGGTCTGGTTGGGCACCGTCCGGCTGGTCCGCGGCGATGCGGTGACCGCGACCGGGCTGTTCGAGCGCGGTCTGGCCTTGGCGCGCAAGCGAGCGGATCGGCTGGTCAGCTACATCGCGCTGTACAACCTGGCCCAGGCCGCCACCGCAGCCGGCCAGCTCGATTCCGCCGCTGAGCTGCTGCGCGAAGGCGTGGCGCTGTCACAGGAGACCGGTGACCGGGCCAACATCGCTTACTTCCTGGACGCGCTCGCCGTGGTGGAGGGGCAGGCGGGCCGATGGGAACGCGCGGCGCTGCTGATGGGAGCGGCCCAGTCCACCCTCGCCGGCTCCTTCGGCAGCGGCTACAACTACTACCTGCCCGACCTGGAGCTGAAGGACCGGACCATCGCGCAGGGCAGGCTGGCCATCGGCGAGGCGTTCGAGCAGGCACTGCGCCGGGGGCAGAACCTGCCGACCACGGCGGCGGTGGAGCAGGTGTTCACCGCCCACCTGTGA
- a CDS encoding DNA polymerase ligase N-terminal domain-containing protein codes for MARTSAPAAEKLTAYRRKRDFSRTSEPSGDAAGAAGAAAPRFVVQRHRARRLHYDVRFEIDGVLASWAVPKGPTLDPAARRAAFHVEDHPIEYIDFEGVIPSGEYGGGDVIVWDAGTWEPGEADPAAAVAAGELHAELHGEKLRGRFVLVRTRQDSGGKEQWLLLHKHDEFAVPGWDAEEHPRSVLSGRTNDEVLADPDRMWRSDLPAGEASIALKGVTGAEVERPSPDELAALDDLPAAGQWQIFGRELRVTNLDKVLFPGSTDHEPITKREFLRYSAQIAPVALPYLAGRALNMHRFPNGADSKGFWHKELPAHAAGWLPRWENPEADQGDSRTYLVVNEPAALVWAANFGALEWHAWTSLTDQPRQPTYALIDIDPGDSTSWQDVLVLARLHRTAFEHLRVRACPKVTGRRGIQIWVPISRGPRFSDTRRWVEQLSKTVGAVVPELLSWKWEVRERAGKARLDYTQNAINKTLVAPYSARPAPGAPVSMPISWDELDDPDLRPDGFAMRTVPQRIAEQGDLFRPLLNADQQLPVLG; via the coding sequence ATGGCTCGCACCTCAGCACCGGCTGCCGAGAAGCTGACTGCCTACCGGCGCAAGCGCGACTTCAGCCGCACCTCCGAACCGTCCGGTGACGCCGCTGGCGCCGCCGGGGCCGCGGCGCCCCGGTTCGTGGTGCAGCGCCATCGGGCCCGCCGGTTGCACTACGACGTGCGGTTCGAGATCGACGGGGTGCTGGCGAGCTGGGCGGTGCCCAAAGGCCCGACCCTGGACCCCGCCGCCCGGCGCGCGGCCTTTCATGTCGAGGACCACCCGATCGAATACATCGACTTCGAAGGCGTGATCCCGTCCGGTGAGTACGGCGGCGGCGACGTCATCGTCTGGGACGCCGGCACCTGGGAGCCGGGCGAGGCCGACCCTGCCGCGGCAGTGGCGGCCGGCGAGCTGCACGCCGAGCTGCACGGTGAGAAGCTGCGCGGCCGCTTCGTCCTGGTGCGGACCAGGCAGGACTCCGGGGGCAAGGAGCAGTGGCTGCTGCTGCACAAGCACGACGAGTTCGCGGTTCCTGGCTGGGACGCCGAGGAGCACCCGCGTTCGGTGCTGAGCGGCCGCACCAACGACGAGGTGCTGGCCGACCCGGACCGGATGTGGCGCTCGGACCTGCCGGCCGGCGAGGCCTCCATCGCGCTGAAGGGCGTGACGGGCGCCGAGGTCGAGCGGCCGAGCCCGGACGAGCTGGCGGCCCTGGATGACCTGCCCGCCGCCGGGCAGTGGCAGATCTTCGGCCGCGAGCTGAGAGTCACCAATCTCGACAAGGTGCTTTTCCCGGGTTCGACCGACCACGAGCCCATCACCAAACGCGAGTTCCTGCGGTACTCGGCTCAGATCGCGCCGGTCGCGTTGCCCTACCTGGCCGGTCGGGCGTTGAACATGCACCGCTTTCCCAACGGCGCCGACAGCAAGGGCTTCTGGCACAAGGAGTTGCCCGCTCACGCCGCCGGCTGGCTGCCCAGGTGGGAGAACCCGGAGGCCGACCAGGGCGACTCGCGCACCTACCTGGTGGTCAACGAACCGGCCGCCCTGGTCTGGGCGGCCAACTTCGGCGCGCTGGAATGGCATGCCTGGACCTCGCTCACCGACCAGCCGCGCCAGCCCACTTACGCCCTGATCGACATCGACCCCGGCGACTCGACGTCGTGGCAGGACGTGCTGGTGCTCGCCCGGCTGCACCGCACCGCCTTCGAGCACCTGCGGGTGCGGGCCTGTCCCAAGGTCACCGGTCGCCGCGGCATCCAGATCTGGGTGCCGATCAGCCGCGGTCCCCGCTTCTCCGACACCAGGCGGTGGGTGGAGCAGCTGTCCAAGACCGTCGGCGCGGTCGTGCCGGAGCTGCTGAGCTGGAAGTGGGAGGTGCGCGAGCGGGCCGGCAAGGCGCGACTGGACTACACCCAGAACGCGATCAACAAGACGCTGGTCGCGCCGTACAGCGCCCGCCCGGCGCCCGGAGCGCCGGTGTCGATGCCGATCAGCTGGGACGAGCTCGACGACCCGGACCTCAGACCGGACGGCTTCGCGATGCGGACGGTTCCGCAACGCATCGCCGAGCAGGGCGACCTGTTCCGCCCGCTGCTCAACGCCGATCAGCAGCTGCCGGTGCTCGGCTAG
- a CDS encoding acyl-CoA dehydrogenase family protein, with translation MRAPEYVRTVQSFARRELIGQEQQLDSRALPPEVLYQRFAETGLGNWWVPKEYGGLGFGLQESVKIVTELAYGDAGAAFTLFIPVLTTSMLGWYGSDELKDAHLNRMVAENGCAATLGSEHAAGSELARITTTVRREGDSLVLNGKKAFSTDADFAQFLIVLARVEGSTSEFLTVLVPRETAGITVDKRWDMIGLRSSGTYQISLTDCRVPAGNALKGNGLRLLEVGLNASRILIASTALGIARRVRDVCMDYAKTKSVKGAPLANNPVFAAKLGQFEMLIEVMTNQCEAAARDYDAIASRPDAGEEFLRVGTLKSALTTKMFCGQTGWQIASAASEMFGGLGYTHEAVIGKLVRDVRYVSIVEAGDDVLRDLMFNRYVVPVSKRS, from the coding sequence ATGAGAGCGCCTGAGTACGTCCGCACCGTCCAGTCCTTCGCCCGCCGCGAGCTGATCGGGCAGGAGCAGCAGTTGGATTCCCGGGCGCTGCCGCCCGAGGTGCTCTACCAGCGCTTCGCCGAGACCGGGCTCGGCAACTGGTGGGTGCCCAAGGAGTACGGCGGCCTCGGCTTCGGCCTGCAGGAGAGCGTCAAGATCGTCACCGAGCTGGCCTACGGCGACGCCGGCGCGGCGTTCACGCTCTTCATCCCGGTGCTCACCACGAGCATGCTGGGCTGGTACGGCAGTGACGAGCTCAAGGACGCCCACCTGAACAGGATGGTCGCCGAGAACGGTTGCGCCGCCACGCTGGGCAGCGAGCACGCGGCCGGCAGCGAGCTGGCCCGGATCACCACCACCGTGCGTCGCGAGGGTGACAGCCTTGTCCTCAACGGGAAGAAGGCATTCTCCACCGACGCCGACTTCGCGCAGTTCCTCATCGTGCTGGCCAGGGTGGAGGGCAGCACCTCGGAGTTCCTGACCGTGCTGGTGCCGCGCGAGACCGCGGGGATCACCGTCGACAAGCGCTGGGACATGATCGGCCTGCGCTCCTCGGGGACCTACCAGATCAGCCTCACCGACTGCCGGGTGCCGGCCGGCAACGCGTTGAAGGGAAACGGCCTGCGATTGCTGGAGGTCGGCCTGAACGCCAGCCGGATCCTGATTGCCAGCACCGCGCTGGGCATCGCCCGCCGGGTGCGCGACGTCTGCATGGATTACGCCAAGACCAAGTCAGTCAAGGGCGCGCCACTGGCCAACAACCCGGTTTTCGCCGCCAAACTCGGCCAGTTCGAGATGCTGATCGAGGTGATGACCAACCAGTGCGAGGCGGCGGCCCGTGACTATGACGCGATCGCGAGCCGGCCGGACGCCGGTGAGGAGTTCCTGCGGGTGGGCACCCTGAAGTCGGCGCTGACCACCAAGATGTTCTGCGGGCAGACCGGCTGGCAGATCGCCTCAGCCGCTTCGGAGATGTTCGGCGGCCTCGGCTACACCCATGAGGCGGTCATCGGCAAGCTGGTGCGCGACGTGCGGTACGTGTCCATCGTGGAAGCCGGCGACGACGTGCTGCGCGATCTGATGTTCAACCGCTACGTGGTGCCGGTGTCCAAGCGTTCCTGA